A portion of the Micromonospora vinacea genome contains these proteins:
- a CDS encoding MMPL family transporter, producing the protein MFARFGRAIVLNPWKVIAVWLVLLVGSFFAPSLADQVSTDQASFLPSRYESVQAQEVAERAFGQGDGASATIVVKRADGNPLGAADTERVGQLAQTLQGAGIDRVGAAVTGPQAVSPNKLVQLVNVSLTGPPADPVLGDAVVSIRDKAKSTLEGSGLSYAVTGDVALLVDNQDAFDTALLVVSIVTLALVVGLLLIIYRSPVAAFLPVVVVGVVSAVSSAVITLFVKAFGMQVDQSLLTILTVVLYGVGTDYIVFLLFRYRERLRAGDDPKNALATAVSRVGEVIASAAAAIVIAFGALLLAVFGGFRSLGPGLAIGVVVMAIAAVTLVPAIVSLIGPKVFWPSKSWQRTPRGSVFQRLGRFTGRRPAVVALASGGVMVALALGVFGLKVDYDQVAQLPANTESARALDDLKTGFPAGALNPTTVFVRADNGQRLDPATLTGYAQSLAQVPGVGSLMPAADGSPAAISSDGTVAQISLLLNTSPYSTAALDLAGDDLRQVAHDQAPAGTTALVGGVSSVFADIRDANNRDLWVIFPVAGVLIAVILGLLLRSLVAPVYLMIAVGLGFMATLGATVLAFQGIGGRSGLSFSLPIILYLFVVAIGTDYNILMIARLREEARAGNDPRTAASLAIQHAGPSVAAAGLILAGTFTSMLFAGVSFLTEMGFAVSVGIVLSAFIMSLFLVPGVTAILGHTAWWPGHGDATRSDRSEPTTAGHTESEATPAH; encoded by the coding sequence ATGTTCGCCAGATTCGGACGCGCCATCGTCCTCAATCCATGGAAAGTGATCGCGGTATGGCTCGTGCTGCTCGTCGGCTCCTTCTTCGCGCCGTCCCTCGCTGATCAGGTCAGCACCGATCAGGCCAGCTTCCTGCCGTCCCGCTACGAGTCTGTGCAGGCACAGGAGGTCGCGGAACGCGCGTTCGGCCAGGGCGACGGGGCGAGCGCCACCATCGTCGTCAAGCGCGCCGATGGGAACCCGCTCGGCGCTGCCGACACCGAGCGGGTCGGGCAACTCGCCCAGACTCTCCAGGGTGCCGGCATCGACCGGGTCGGCGCCGCGGTCACCGGGCCGCAGGCCGTCTCACCGAACAAACTGGTGCAGCTCGTCAACGTCTCGCTCACCGGCCCACCCGCCGACCCGGTGCTCGGCGACGCAGTCGTGTCGATCCGCGACAAGGCAAAATCCACACTGGAAGGTTCGGGCCTGTCGTACGCGGTGACCGGAGATGTCGCCCTGCTCGTCGACAACCAGGACGCCTTCGACACCGCTCTGCTGGTCGTCAGCATCGTGACCCTGGCCCTGGTCGTCGGCCTCCTGCTCATCATCTACCGCAGCCCGGTCGCGGCCTTCCTGCCGGTCGTCGTCGTCGGCGTGGTCTCCGCGGTGTCGAGTGCGGTCATCACCCTGTTCGTCAAGGCCTTCGGCATGCAGGTGGACCAGTCACTGCTGACCATCCTCACCGTGGTGCTCTACGGCGTCGGCACCGACTACATCGTCTTCCTGCTGTTCCGCTACCGGGAGCGGCTACGCGCTGGTGACGACCCGAAGAACGCGCTCGCCACCGCGGTCAGCCGGGTCGGTGAGGTCATCGCGTCGGCTGCCGCGGCGATCGTGATCGCGTTCGGCGCACTCCTGCTCGCGGTGTTCGGCGGCTTCCGGAGTCTCGGCCCGGGCCTTGCCATCGGGGTGGTCGTCATGGCGATCGCCGCGGTCACGCTGGTGCCGGCCATCGTTTCGCTCATCGGCCCCAAGGTGTTCTGGCCGTCGAAGTCGTGGCAGCGCACCCCTCGGGGCAGCGTCTTTCAACGCCTGGGCCGGTTCACCGGGCGTCGGCCGGCCGTGGTCGCCCTCGCCTCGGGCGGCGTCATGGTCGCGTTGGCGCTGGGTGTGTTCGGCCTGAAGGTCGACTACGACCAGGTCGCGCAGCTGCCCGCCAACACCGAGTCGGCGCGCGCCCTGGATGACCTGAAGACCGGGTTCCCCGCTGGAGCCCTCAATCCGACCACCGTCTTCGTCCGCGCCGACAACGGCCAGCGTCTCGACCCGGCGACACTCACCGGGTACGCGCAGTCATTGGCCCAGGTGCCCGGGGTCGGCAGTCTGATGCCCGCCGCTGACGGCAGTCCTGCCGCCATCAGCTCGGACGGCACGGTCGCCCAGATCAGCCTGCTGCTGAACACCAGCCCGTACTCGACGGCGGCCCTCGACCTGGCCGGTGACGACCTTCGGCAGGTAGCCCACGACCAGGCCCCGGCAGGAACGACCGCGCTGGTCGGCGGCGTCAGCTCGGTCTTCGCCGACATCCGCGACGCGAACAACCGCGACCTGTGGGTGATCTTCCCGGTGGCCGGGGTGCTGATCGCCGTGATCCTGGGGCTGCTCCTGCGCAGTCTCGTCGCCCCGGTGTACCTCATGATCGCGGTCGGCCTCGGCTTCATGGCGACGCTCGGCGCGACCGTCCTCGCCTTCCAGGGCATCGGCGGCCGGTCGGGCCTGTCATTCTCTCTGCCGATCATCCTGTACCTGTTCGTGGTCGCGATCGGCACCGACTACAACATCCTCATGATCGCCCGGCTCCGCGAAGAGGCACGAGCCGGCAACGATCCGCGCACCGCCGCCTCGTTGGCGATCCAACACGCTGGACCGTCGGTGGCCGCCGCCGGTCTGATCCTCGCCGGTACGTTCACCTCGATGCTGTTCGCCGGGGTGTCGTTCCTGACCGAGATGGGCTTCGCGGTCTCGGTGGGAATCGTGCTGTCCGCGTTCATCATGTCCCTGTTCCTCGTCCCGGGGGTCACCGCGATCCTCGGTCACACCGCCTGGTGGCCGGGGCACGGCGACGCCACCCGATCCGACCGGTCGGAGCCGACCACTGCCGGCCATACGGAGTCCGAGGCCACACCAGCGCACTGA
- a CDS encoding type 1 glutamine amidotransferase domain-containing protein produces the protein MNQDIEPANRHRGDRTVNDVNAADYDALLLPGGTVNPDRLRMNPQAMDFVRAFLEQQKPVAAICHGPWSLVETGMVNGRALTSFPSLRTDIRNAGGNWVDQQVQVDNGLVTSRNPSDLPAFCPSRLRSMPLSWR, from the coding sequence ATGAACCAGGACATCGAACCCGCCAACCGCCACCGGGGGGATCGGACCGTGAACGACGTCAATGCGGCCGACTACGACGCCCTGTTGCTGCCGGGCGGGACGGTCAACCCCGACCGGCTCCGGATGAACCCGCAGGCCATGGACTTCGTCCGGGCGTTCTTGGAACAGCAGAAGCCGGTGGCGGCGATCTGCCACGGCCCCTGGTCCCTGGTCGAGACCGGCATGGTCAACGGCCGGGCCCTCACCTCATTCCCCAGCCTGCGCACCGACATCCGCAACGCTGGCGGGAACTGGGTCGACCAACAAGTGCAGGTCGACAATGGCCTCGTCACCAGCCGCAACCCCAGCGACCTTCCGGCCTTCTGCCCTTCCCGCTTGAGGTCGATGCCGCTGTCATGGCGGTAA
- a CDS encoding mechanosensitive ion channel family protein — MLAAAVVVDLIFGVLVRRVAHGRYQWLLEPLRQGCRRPAATVLLVGTLYYALPLGPAGWQDHLWHVVVVALVLSGAWLVIKALHVAEAVAFSRLRDDTIASRRVRRARTQIRPVRRLTVAVVTIVAIGLILITFRPVRLFGVSVLTSAGVVGALIGLSARTALGNAFAGVQIAFADGLHVGDVLVVDGEWGRVEEVKLTNVVIRLWDERMLILPTTYFTERPFQNWTRNESRVVGKIQIHVDHTANLDDLRREARRLVESSPLWDRHQWVLQMVDSTPQTVVIQVQASAADGASAWDLRCDLREGLVGYLRECHPQWLPRTRAQYQP; from the coding sequence GTGCTGGCCGCGGCGGTGGTCGTGGACCTGATCTTTGGCGTGCTGGTCCGTCGTGTGGCCCATGGCCGTTACCAGTGGTTGCTGGAACCGCTGCGGCAGGGTTGCCGGCGCCCGGCGGCAACGGTCCTGCTGGTTGGGACGCTGTACTACGCGCTGCCGTTGGGTCCGGCCGGGTGGCAAGACCATCTGTGGCACGTCGTCGTTGTGGCTCTGGTGTTATCCGGGGCATGGTTAGTGATCAAGGCGTTGCACGTCGCCGAGGCGGTCGCGTTCAGTCGACTCCGGGATGACACGATCGCCAGCCGGCGGGTCCGGCGGGCCCGGACGCAGATTCGCCCCGTGCGGCGGCTCACCGTCGCCGTGGTCACGATCGTCGCGATCGGCCTGATCCTGATCACCTTTCGGCCGGTACGCCTCTTCGGCGTCTCCGTATTGACGTCGGCGGGGGTGGTCGGTGCGTTGATCGGTCTGTCCGCGCGGACCGCGCTCGGCAACGCGTTCGCCGGTGTCCAGATCGCTTTCGCCGATGGTCTGCACGTCGGGGACGTGCTGGTGGTCGACGGCGAATGGGGCCGGGTTGAGGAGGTGAAGCTGACCAACGTGGTGATCCGGCTATGGGACGAGCGGATGCTCATCCTGCCGACCACGTACTTCACCGAGCGGCCGTTTCAGAACTGGACCCGGAACGAGTCCCGGGTCGTCGGCAAGATTCAGATTCATGTCGACCACACCGCCAACCTGGACGACCTGCGCCGGGAGGCGCGCCGGCTGGTCGAGTCCTCACCGCTGTGGGATCGCCACCAGTGGGTGCTCCAGATGGTCGATTCCACCCCGCAGACAGTGGTCATCCAGGTGCAAGCCTCGGCCGCCGACGGCGCCAGCGCCTGGGACCTGCGCTGCGACCTACGCGAGGGACTGGTCGGCTACCTGCGCGAATGCCATCCCCAGTGGCTGCCCCGCACCCGCGCTCAGTATCAGCCCTGA
- a CDS encoding VOC family protein — MVQIDLVALIVDEYDPAIAFFTEVLGFDLVEDSPSLTNDGRPKRWVVVRPPGAQTGILLARADGEHQRAASGNQVAGRVGFFLRVDDFDAAYRRMVEADVTFVREPRTEPYGRVAVFLDIAGNRWDLLGAS, encoded by the coding sequence TTGGTGCAGATCGATTTGGTTGCCCTGATCGTCGACGAGTACGACCCCGCGATCGCGTTCTTCACTGAGGTACTCGGCTTCGACCTCGTCGAGGACTCCCCATCGCTGACCAATGACGGTCGACCCAAGCGGTGGGTCGTCGTTCGGCCACCGGGTGCCCAGACCGGGATCCTGCTCGCTCGCGCCGACGGAGAACACCAACGCGCCGCAAGCGGTAACCAGGTAGCCGGCCGGGTCGGGTTCTTCCTCCGCGTCGACGACTTCGACGCCGCATACCGGCGGATGGTCGAGGCCGACGTCACCTTCGTCCGGGAGCCGCGGACCGAGCCCTATGGCCGGGTCGCGGTCTTCCTCGACATCGCCGGCAACCGGTGGGACCTGCTGGGAGCCAGCTGA
- a CDS encoding serine/threonine-protein kinase gives MVGDLLDGRYQVESRLGTGGMSAVWRAWDRVLERAVAVKVLAGAQATARGARQRIQAEARAAAGLWHPHVTSVYDYGEHTDAAGRQVSYVVMELLPGQTLSQRLAAGPLPPAAALRTCAQVAEALAAAHERHLVHRDIKPSNVMLTPAGVKVVDFGIATTVGRPELEADGKLLGTAAYLAPERLAGGTVLPASDVYALGLLLYRTLTNELPWSVETPTQMLTAHVYVDPAPLPDIEGVSPEVHRLLDRCLARDPADRPAAAEVATVLHDLTDDAERPVEQATQRVPESAPTTAGSSASRRRRIPNAVLIPVLAATALTISLVLPQFVPVDGRSGGVATRDGANPPDAAFDASATESPAPLQTSAGPAPVSRPSRTLAAPAGPTARAGSSAGPAPARSPSGEQLAGPSSAAPAPTSPSPGTPLRALGGVVTVLCTGDQVRVLNVDPAPGYSLRDYRAGPVKEIQVVLLSAGNKSEIRARCDDGTLLPKIKESPR, from the coding sequence ATGGTCGGTGATCTATTGGACGGCAGGTACCAGGTCGAGAGCCGTCTCGGTACTGGTGGCATGTCGGCCGTCTGGCGGGCGTGGGACCGGGTCCTCGAACGCGCGGTGGCCGTCAAGGTCCTGGCCGGCGCACAGGCTACCGCCCGAGGCGCACGACAACGCATCCAGGCAGAGGCCAGGGCCGCGGCCGGCCTCTGGCACCCACACGTGACGAGTGTGTACGACTATGGCGAGCACACCGATGCCGCCGGCCGCCAGGTCTCGTACGTGGTGATGGAACTGCTGCCCGGCCAGACCCTGTCTCAGCGACTTGCCGCCGGTCCGTTGCCGCCGGCCGCCGCGTTGCGGACGTGCGCGCAGGTCGCCGAGGCGCTTGCCGCCGCGCATGAACGCCATCTGGTGCACCGGGACATCAAGCCGTCCAACGTGATGCTGACACCGGCCGGTGTGAAGGTGGTCGATTTCGGCATCGCCACCACTGTCGGCCGGCCGGAGCTGGAGGCGGACGGCAAACTGTTGGGCACCGCGGCCTACCTCGCGCCCGAACGGCTCGCCGGTGGCACCGTCCTGCCTGCCTCCGACGTCTACGCGCTCGGGCTGTTGCTGTACCGCACGCTGACCAATGAGCTGCCGTGGTCGGTGGAGACCCCCACACAGATGTTGACCGCTCACGTGTACGTCGATCCGGCGCCGCTGCCTGACATCGAGGGAGTGTCACCCGAGGTTCACCGCCTCCTCGACCGTTGCCTCGCCAGGGATCCCGCCGATCGGCCGGCCGCCGCGGAGGTGGCGACGGTCCTGCACGATTTGACCGATGACGCCGAGCGGCCTGTGGAACAGGCGACGCAGCGGGTACCCGAGTCGGCACCGACTACCGCCGGTTCCTCTGCCAGTCGGCGGCGCCGCATCCCGAACGCCGTGTTGATCCCCGTTCTCGCGGCGACGGCACTGACCATTTCGCTCGTGCTCCCCCAGTTCGTACCTGTCGATGGCAGATCGGGCGGGGTCGCCACACGTGACGGTGCCAACCCGCCCGACGCCGCCTTCGATGCGTCAGCCACTGAGTCACCTGCACCGCTGCAGACGTCCGCGGGGCCTGCACCAGTCTCACGACCAAGCCGTACGCTGGCCGCTCCGGCTGGGCCGACCGCGAGAGCCGGTTCCTCGGCCGGCCCTGCCCCTGCGAGGTCACCGAGTGGCGAGCAACTGGCGGGGCCCTCCAGTGCCGCGCCGGCGCCAACCTCCCCCAGTCCAGGTACGCCCCTTCGGGCGCTCGGTGGCGTGGTGACTGTGCTCTGCACGGGCGATCAGGTTCGCGTTCTCAACGTCGATCCTGCCCCCGGCTACAGCCTCAGGGATTACCGCGCCGGGCCGGTCAAGGAGATCCAGGTGGTGCTGCTGTCCGCAGGCAACAAGAGCGAGATCAGGGCGCGGTGCGACGACGGCACACTATTGCCGAAGATAAAGGAGAGCCCGCGGTGA
- a CDS encoding effector-associated domain 2-containing protein produces MPEPLGVVFVHGFLSSAATWSPMLRLIETDAALGFLDPHTFEYPSPPVSLNPLRRIPDINDIADSLRTYLSHLRDGHSGFVLVTHSQGGLVVQRMLARTLAVGCGPELARIRRIVMFACPNSGSDLALLLRRSGLWRHPQERELRPLDQAISDAHRIVVNQIIHATAVTAATCLIPVVAYAGERDGVVTPASARSVFPEVGVLPGDHFSIIKPDSHGHRSYVALKRHLTEAHSMTDIPAPRPSGERLTPTPPPAPLTAAGYRALVDRLLAVPRMTEPAFREQVYDLLPPVIVHQLRRDTAARVELFSLVRSFEHYRHLAPGDSLASALETLVPDHPAVTDVIDALNGAGLHDPSV; encoded by the coding sequence ATGCCCGAGCCCCTCGGAGTCGTTTTCGTACATGGGTTTCTGTCATCGGCGGCCACGTGGTCGCCGATGCTGCGGCTGATCGAGACCGACGCCGCCCTCGGGTTCCTCGACCCCCATACCTTCGAGTACCCGAGCCCACCAGTCTCGCTGAACCCACTGCGCCGTATTCCGGACATCAATGACATCGCCGACAGTCTTCGCACCTATTTGTCACATCTCCGCGACGGCCACTCCGGATTTGTTCTGGTCACGCACAGCCAAGGCGGCCTTGTGGTGCAGCGGATGCTGGCCCGGACCCTCGCCGTCGGATGCGGACCCGAACTGGCCCGCATCCGCCGAATCGTCATGTTCGCCTGTCCCAACTCCGGCTCCGACCTGGCCCTGCTGCTTCGCCGGAGCGGCCTGTGGCGACACCCCCAGGAACGCGAACTGCGACCGCTCGACCAGGCCATCTCCGACGCGCACCGGATCGTCGTCAACCAGATCATCCACGCCACCGCGGTCACGGCCGCCACCTGCCTGATCCCGGTCGTCGCGTACGCCGGCGAACGCGACGGAGTCGTGACGCCCGCCTCGGCGAGGAGTGTCTTCCCCGAAGTGGGTGTGCTGCCCGGCGACCACTTCTCGATCATCAAGCCGGACTCGCACGGGCACCGGTCCTACGTGGCCCTGAAACGCCACCTGACGGAAGCCCACTCGATGACCGACATTCCGGCGCCGCGACCGTCCGGCGAACGACTGACCCCGACGCCGCCGCCGGCCCCCTTGACGGCCGCCGGGTACCGCGCGCTGGTGGATCGGCTGCTTGCCGTCCCGCGGATGACCGAGCCGGCCTTCCGCGAACAGGTCTACGATCTGCTGCCGCCGGTGATCGTGCACCAGTTACGGCGCGACACCGCGGCCCGGGTGGAACTGTTCTCTCTGGTGCGGAGTTTCGAGCACTACCGGCACCTGGCGCCAGGGGACTCCCTCGCCTCCGCCCTGGAGACACTCGTCCCCGACCATCCGGCGGTCACCGACGTGATCGACGCGCTGAACGGCGCGGGTCTGCACGACCCGTCGGTGTGA
- a CDS encoding HEXXH motif domain-containing protein, with protein sequence MSRPLRQHRLDEQHVSALASGGGDVNTIAELLTVERSWRLLQLRALLDIVGPDHDTGPLPSVRDAWDLLIEAERHDPAKVDDLLLHPQAGAWAAYTLRRLRGTARSTVPLWVDLGYLHSLAAAAALSAGIDFRMTVPVRDGFAVLPTLGAVAVPGANRWDSTEVRGSAGHCVVGTPAGEVRVGGDGWQAMPSVHIQADGHTLAVRLDCLDPYRNLRAPTPPRALSEPELNHWRGLLTQAWQLLVETSPALASPMTRGLFSVVPQPPAERFRTMSASAGDAFGCMTMSEPRDATELAVTMVHEFQHIKLGALLHLAPLHTGEPAGRLYAPWRDDPRPLGGLLQGVYAFAGITEFWRSASHWATDDAGALAHFEFARWRRQVRTVLALIAQLPQLTEVGRRVVAGLTVTADRWQTDSVPDQPLAAAHDAVADHRARWRLHHLRPPAEVVTAFTECWMAGADRPDLPAVAPAVEADPNAQGLDARAVLELWRLTDAAGFERLRADPAAIGALVTGARPADLALVAGDRETARREYLHELSTDSDRPGAWAGLGLILAETRPGPAADALCDRPELVRAVHRAIRGCGGDAGPVELAAWIGPQ encoded by the coding sequence GTGAGCAGGCCGCTCCGCCAACACCGACTCGACGAGCAGCACGTCAGCGCGCTCGCCTCCGGCGGCGGTGATGTGAACACGATCGCTGAGCTCCTCACCGTCGAGCGGAGCTGGCGTCTCCTGCAGTTGCGCGCCCTGCTCGACATCGTCGGCCCCGACCACGACACCGGCCCGCTCCCGTCCGTCCGGGACGCCTGGGACCTGCTCATCGAAGCCGAACGACACGACCCGGCCAAGGTCGACGACCTGCTGCTGCACCCCCAGGCGGGTGCCTGGGCGGCTTACACGTTGCGGCGTCTCCGCGGCACCGCCCGCTCCACGGTGCCGCTCTGGGTCGACCTCGGCTATCTGCATTCCCTCGCCGCCGCGGCAGCCCTGTCTGCCGGCATCGATTTCCGGATGACCGTGCCGGTCCGCGACGGCTTCGCGGTGCTGCCGACCCTCGGTGCCGTCGCGGTGCCGGGAGCAAACCGGTGGGACAGCACCGAGGTGCGCGGGTCCGCCGGCCACTGTGTCGTCGGCACGCCGGCAGGCGAGGTGCGGGTCGGCGGCGACGGCTGGCAGGCCATGCCCAGTGTGCACATCCAGGCTGACGGGCACACCCTCGCGGTGCGGCTGGACTGCCTCGACCCGTACCGGAATCTGCGGGCTCCGACGCCGCCCCGGGCGCTGAGCGAACCGGAGCTCAATCATTGGCGCGGTCTGCTCACGCAGGCCTGGCAGTTGCTCGTCGAGACCAGCCCAGCGCTTGCATCGCCCATGACCCGGGGCCTCTTCTCGGTGGTGCCGCAGCCGCCGGCAGAGCGATTTCGCACGATGAGCGCCTCGGCCGGCGACGCCTTCGGTTGCATGACCATGTCGGAGCCGCGGGACGCCACCGAGCTCGCGGTGACGATGGTGCACGAGTTCCAGCACATCAAGTTGGGCGCGCTCCTGCACCTGGCTCCCCTGCACACCGGCGAGCCCGCCGGGCGGCTGTACGCGCCGTGGCGAGACGACCCCCGGCCGCTGGGTGGCCTGCTGCAAGGGGTGTACGCGTTCGCGGGCATCACCGAGTTCTGGCGGTCGGCAAGCCACTGGGCCACTGACGACGCCGGCGCGTTGGCGCACTTCGAGTTCGCCCGGTGGCGTCGGCAGGTGCGCACCGTACTCGCTCTGATAGCGCAGTTGCCGCAGCTCACCGAGGTCGGTCGTCGAGTCGTGGCAGGCCTCACCGTGACCGCGGACCGCTGGCAGACCGACAGCGTCCCCGACCAACCACTCGCCGCCGCCCACGACGCCGTCGCCGACCATCGGGCCCGGTGGCGGCTTCATCATCTGCGGCCGCCCGCAGAGGTGGTCACCGCGTTCACGGAGTGCTGGATGGCCGGCGCCGACCGACCGGACCTGCCTGCCGTCGCGCCGGCCGTGGAAGCCGACCCGAACGCCCAGGGGCTCGACGCGCGAGCGGTCCTGGAGCTCTGGCGCCTGACCGACGCCGCCGGATTCGAGCGCCTTCGGGCGGACCCGGCGGCGATCGGCGCGCTGGTGACGGGCGCGCGCCCCGCCGACCTGGCCCTCGTGGCCGGTGATCGGGAAACCGCCCGGCGCGAGTATCTGCACGAATTGTCGACGGATTCCGACCGGCCCGGCGCCTGGGCCGGGCTCGGGCTGATCCTGGCGGAAACCCGGCCGGGCCCCGCCGCGGATGCGCTGTGCGACCGGCCTGAGCTGGTACGTGCCGTGCACCGGGCCATACGCGGTTGCGGCGGTGACGCCGGTCCGGTGGAGCTCGCCGCCTGGATCGGGCCGCAGTGA